From a single Candidatus Sulfotelmatobacter sp. genomic region:
- a CDS encoding M20/M25/M40 family metallo-hydrolase, producing MKSFPRLVCYLIVCSCFVPAAWSQEKDKQEKVDLETVARIRNEGFRNSKVMEYAYGLMDTIGERLTGSPNMKRANEWTRDQLTAMGLSNAHLEPWGPFGRGWANQYTNARMTSPDIAPLIVYSKAWTPGTNGVVTGKCVRVNIEDKKDFDKYRGKLAGMIVILGSDTDVIKPITEAPFKRLSDEDLAKEAEYEIPGERPAGRAAEFARRRQLNKDMNQFFAEEKVLAVIDHSRGTAGGGTIFVQSGGSYKTGETTTVPQLTMASEHWTRIVRLLQHKQDVTLELNVANTFYDDDPMQYDTIAEIPGTDKKDEVVMLGAHLDSWHAGTGATDNGAGTIVMMEAMRIIKALDLKPRRTIRIGLWSGEEEGLLGSQGYVEHHFGSRPPLDDPNMKDMPTLMRREAGPFTPKPEQAKVSAYFNVDNGSGKIRGIYLQENAAVEPIFEAWMKPFKDLGMTTITMRNTGGTDHQSFDAAGIPGFQFIQDPLDYETRTHHSNMDVYDRLQPEDLKQISVIVASFVYDAAMREQMLPRKPIEPALPKEPSKKDE from the coding sequence ATGAAGAGTTTTCCGCGACTCGTTTGTTATTTGATTGTCTGCTCGTGCTTCGTCCCCGCCGCGTGGTCACAAGAAAAAGACAAACAGGAAAAGGTCGATCTCGAAACCGTTGCCCGCATCCGCAACGAAGGCTTCCGCAATTCCAAAGTCATGGAATACGCCTACGGACTTATGGATACGATCGGTGAGCGCCTCACCGGGTCGCCCAACATGAAGCGCGCCAACGAATGGACGCGCGATCAACTCACCGCCATGGGCCTGAGCAACGCTCACCTCGAACCCTGGGGGCCGTTCGGCCGCGGATGGGCCAATCAATACACCAATGCCCGCATGACGTCGCCCGACATCGCGCCTCTCATCGTCTACTCCAAAGCCTGGACACCCGGTACCAACGGCGTTGTGACCGGAAAGTGCGTGCGCGTCAACATTGAAGACAAGAAAGATTTCGACAAATATCGTGGCAAGCTCGCGGGCATGATCGTGATCCTGGGCTCCGACACCGACGTGATCAAGCCCATCACCGAAGCGCCTTTCAAGCGCCTGAGTGACGAGGACCTCGCCAAGGAAGCGGAATACGAAATCCCCGGTGAGCGCCCGGCAGGCCGCGCCGCCGAATTCGCCCGGCGCCGCCAGCTCAACAAAGATATGAACCAGTTCTTCGCCGAAGAAAAAGTTCTAGCCGTCATCGACCACAGCCGCGGCACCGCCGGCGGTGGCACTATCTTCGTGCAATCCGGCGGCTCTTACAAGACCGGCGAAACCACGACCGTGCCTCAGCTCACCATGGCATCGGAGCACTGGACGCGCATCGTCCGCCTGCTTCAGCACAAACAGGATGTCACGCTCGAACTGAACGTCGCCAACACTTTCTACGACGATGACCCCATGCAGTACGACACCATCGCGGAAATTCCCGGCACCGACAAGAAAGATGAAGTCGTCATGCTGGGCGCGCACCTCGATTCGTGGCACGCCGGCACCGGGGCCACCGACAACGGCGCGGGAACCATCGTGATGATGGAAGCCATGCGCATCATCAAGGCTCTCGACCTTAAGCCGCGCCGCACCATCCGCATCGGCCTGTGGAGCGGAGAAGAAGAAGGACTGCTCGGCTCGCAAGGCTACGTCGAACATCACTTCGGCTCGCGCCCGCCGCTGGACGATCCCAACATGAAAGACATGCCGACGCTCATGCGTCGCGAAGCCGGCCCCTTTACTCCGAAGCCGGAGCAGGCTAAAGTTTCCGCCTACTTCAACGTGGATAACGGCAGCGGCAAAATTCGCGGCATCTACCTTCAGGAAAACGCCGCCGTCGAACCCATCTTCGAAGCCTGGATGAAGCCCTTCAAAGACCTGGGCATGACCACCATCACGATGCGCAATACCGGCGGCACCGATCATCAATCCTTCGACGCCGCCGGCATCCCCGGATTTCAGTTCATTCAGGATCCTCTCGATTACGAAACCCGCACCCACCACTCCAACATGGACGTCTACGACCGGCTGCAACCCGAAGACTTAAAACAAATCTCGGTCATCGTCGCCAGCTTCGTCTACGACGCCGCCATGCGCGAACAGATGCTCCCTCGCAAACCGATTGAACCGGCGCTGCCCAAAGAGCCGTCGAAAAAAGATGAGTAA